A single region of the Changchengzhania lutea genome encodes:
- the uvrA gene encoding excinuclease ABC subunit UvrA, which yields MYPKLSEVNPKENIIIKGAKLHNLKNIDVVIPRNKLVVITGLSGSGKSSLAFDTLYAEGQRRYVESLSSYARQFLGRLNKPKVDYIKGIAPAIAIEQKVNSTNPRSTVGTTTEIYDYLKLLFARIGKTYSPVSGLEVKKDTVSDVLNYLKTFPEREKLLLLAPIHLEEGRAITDKLKALQQQGYARIKVKNEVLRIDEAQIKDKEDVFLVVDRIIIKHEEDFQNRLADAVQTAFFEGNGACIIETLTDNEQRQFSNKFELDGITFLEPNVHLFSFNNPYGACPKCEGYGDIIGIDDDLVIPNTGLSVYENAIFPWRGESMSWYKDQLINNAHKFDFPVHKPYFELSEAQKQLIWNGNKHFEGLHSFFAELEAKAYKIQNRVMLSRYRGKTRCKTCGGKRLRIEANYVKIGGATITDLVEMPLDTLTSFFKQLELNDHDTKISNRLLKEINNRLSFSANVGLNYLTLNRKSNTLSGGESQRINLATSLGSSLVGSMYILDEPSIGLHPKDTERLIVVLKALRDLGNTVIVVEHDEDIMKAADDIIDIGPEAGTLGGHVVANGTYADILASNSLTAQYLNETLKIEVPKTRRESKYFVDIKGAREHNLKNIDVRFPLGMLTVITGVSGSGKSTLVKKILFPALQKKLTDFGDKPGQFTSLDGNFSNIKHIEFVDQNPIGRSSRSNPVTYIKAYDDIRALFSKQKLSNIRNYQPKHFSFNVDGGRCETCKGEGEVTIEMQFMADVHLECETCKGKRFKKEVLEVTFGEKNIDDILNLTIDDAITFFETENQTKIKTKLQPLQDVGLGYVTLGQSSSTLSGGEAQRIKLASFLGKGNTKDKALFIFDEPTTGLHFHDIQKLLKSFNALIAKGHSIIVVEHNLDLIKCADYIIDLGPTGGISGGYLVASGTPEHIINVEASETAKYLKDKL from the coding sequence ATGTATCCTAAGCTTTCAGAAGTAAACCCTAAAGAAAACATCATCATTAAAGGTGCAAAATTGCACAATTTAAAAAATATCGATGTGGTTATTCCAAGAAACAAACTTGTAGTTATAACAGGATTATCGGGTTCAGGAAAATCAAGTTTGGCTTTCGACACCCTGTATGCAGAAGGGCAAAGACGCTATGTGGAAAGCTTGTCCAGTTATGCCCGCCAGTTTTTAGGGAGACTCAACAAACCGAAAGTAGATTATATTAAAGGGATTGCACCAGCAATAGCTATTGAGCAAAAAGTGAATTCCACTAATCCACGCTCAACCGTTGGAACAACCACAGAAATTTATGATTATTTAAAGTTGTTATTCGCTAGAATTGGTAAAACCTATTCTCCTGTTTCTGGTCTTGAAGTTAAAAAGGACACTGTGAGTGATGTACTTAATTACTTAAAAACCTTTCCAGAGCGTGAGAAACTGTTACTCCTCGCTCCTATTCATTTGGAAGAAGGCAGAGCTATTACAGATAAACTTAAAGCGCTACAACAACAAGGGTATGCAAGAATTAAAGTAAAAAATGAGGTTTTAAGAATTGATGAAGCGCAAATAAAAGATAAAGAAGACGTGTTTTTAGTGGTGGATCGCATCATTATAAAGCACGAGGAAGATTTTCAAAATCGTTTGGCAGATGCTGTTCAAACTGCTTTTTTTGAAGGTAATGGAGCATGCATTATAGAAACACTTACAGATAATGAGCAGCGTCAATTCAGTAATAAATTCGAATTGGATGGCATCACATTTTTAGAACCTAATGTGCATCTATTCAGTTTTAATAACCCTTATGGTGCATGCCCTAAATGCGAGGGCTACGGTGATATTATTGGTATTGATGATGATTTGGTGATTCCAAACACTGGATTATCAGTTTACGAAAACGCGATTTTTCCATGGCGCGGTGAGAGTATGAGTTGGTATAAAGATCAATTAATTAACAATGCACATAAATTCGATTTCCCTGTTCACAAGCCTTATTTTGAATTAAGTGAGGCGCAGAAACAATTGATATGGAACGGGAATAAACATTTTGAAGGATTACATTCGTTTTTTGCTGAATTAGAAGCCAAGGCTTATAAAATTCAAAATAGAGTGATGTTATCTCGCTATCGCGGCAAGACAAGATGTAAAACCTGTGGTGGTAAACGTTTACGTATTGAGGCTAATTATGTAAAAATTGGTGGTGCTACGATTACAGATTTAGTGGAAATGCCCTTGGATACTTTAACTAGCTTTTTTAAGCAATTGGAATTAAACGATCACGACACCAAAATTTCCAACCGCCTTTTAAAAGAAATCAATAATAGGTTATCATTTTCAGCCAATGTCGGATTAAATTATTTAACGCTTAACAGAAAATCCAATACCCTATCAGGAGGTGAGAGCCAACGTATTAATTTAGCAACCTCATTGGGCAGTAGCTTGGTAGGCTCCATGTATATCCTCGATGAGCCTAGTATTGGTTTGCATCCTAAAGACACCGAACGTTTGATCGTGGTATTAAAAGCATTACGGGATTTAGGAAACACGGTCATCGTTGTAGAACACGATGAAGATATTATGAAGGCTGCCGATGATATTATAGATATAGGTCCAGAAGCTGGGACTCTAGGAGGCCATGTGGTTGCCAATGGTACTTATGCTGATATTTTAGCATCAAATTCATTGACGGCACAATATTTAAATGAAACCTTAAAAATTGAAGTGCCCAAAACACGTCGTGAATCGAAGTATTTTGTAGATATTAAAGGCGCTCGTGAACATAATTTAAAAAATATCGATGTTAGATTTCCATTAGGGATGCTCACTGTTATTACAGGTGTTTCAGGAAGCGGAAAAAGCACACTCGTTAAAAAGATCTTATTTCCAGCCTTACAGAAAAAACTAACTGATTTTGGAGATAAGCCAGGGCAGTTCACAAGTTTGGACGGTAATTTTAGTAACATCAAACACATTGAATTTGTAGATCAGAATCCTATCGGTCGGTCGTCTCGTTCCAATCCAGTAACCTATATCAAGGCTTATGATGATATCAGAGCTTTATTTTCGAAACAAAAATTAAGCAACATTAGAAATTATCAGCCCAAACATTTTTCATTTAATGTAGATGGCGGACGTTGTGAGACTTGCAAAGGCGAAGGTGAAGTAACTATTGAAATGCAATTTATGGCCGATGTGCATTTAGAATGTGAAACTTGTAAAGGTAAACGTTTTAAAAAAGAAGTCCTCGAAGTCACTTTTGGTGAGAAAAATATTGATGATATTTTAAATTTAACTATTGATGATGCCATAACATTCTTCGAAACAGAAAATCAAACTAAAATCAAGACTAAATTACAACCACTTCAAGATGTTGGTTTGGGCTACGTCACTTTAGGTCAAAGCTCCTCTACCCTTTCTGGCGGTGAGGCGCAGCGTATTAAACTGGCTTCTTTTCTTGGTAAAGGAAATACTAAGGATAAAGCACTATTTATTTTTGATGAGCCCACCACAGGTTTACACTTTCATGACATTCAAAAATTATTAAAATCGTTTAATGCATTAATAGCCAAAGGACATTCCATCATTGTTGTAGAGCACAATTTAGACTTAATAAAATGTGCAGATTATATTATCGATTTGGGTCCTACCGGAGGTATAAGCGGCGGTTATTTAGTGGCTTCGGGAACTCCAGAACATATTATTAATGTAGAAGCTTCAGAAACTGCAAAATATTTAAAAGACAAGCTCTAG
- a CDS encoding RNA polymerase sigma factor, whose translation MQHKLITDATLVSNYIQGDERALEMLIKRHKQKIYSFIYSKVYDRDVAEDIFQDTFIKVIRTLKRGAYNEEGKFLPWVMRISHNLVIDFFRKNSRMPKFDNSGEFSIFSVLSDSSLNAEKTIIKEQVESDVRRLVDELPADQKEVLMMRMYKDMSFKEISERTGVSINTALGRMRYALINLRKIIDKHNIILTN comes from the coding sequence ATGCAACACAAACTTATTACAGATGCTACATTAGTGAGCAACTACATCCAAGGCGATGAACGTGCTTTAGAGATGCTTATTAAAAGACATAAGCAGAAAATTTATAGTTTTATTTATTCAAAAGTTTATGATAGAGACGTTGCTGAAGACATTTTTCAGGATACCTTTATTAAAGTCATTCGCACACTTAAACGTGGTGCTTATAATGAGGAAGGTAAGTTTTTACCATGGGTTATGCGAATTTCCCATAATCTCGTCATTGATTTCTTTAGAAAAAACAGTCGCATGCCAAAATTTGACAATTCGGGTGAGTTTAGCATCTTCTCTGTACTAAGTGATTCCAGTTTAAATGCTGAAAAAACAATCATTAAAGAACAGGTTGAAAGTGACGTGAGACGTTTGGTTGACGAATTGCCTGCAGACCAAAAAGAGGTGCTTATGATGCGTATGTATAAGGACATGAGTTTTAAGGAAATATCGGAGAGAACCGGTGTTAGTATTAATACGGCTCTGGGCAGAATGCGATATGCGCTTATTAATTTAAGAAAGATTATAGATAAACACAATATAATTTTAACCAATTAA
- a CDS encoding helix-turn-helix domain-containing protein, with protein sequence MINNADFSKRLQKVMDYYGESAASFSEKIGVQRSSISHILSGRNKPSLDFILKILSSFPEVELYWLINGKGQFPNEVQSDDNIPSSESKVSEKLNITKHAESKTIERIVIFYSDGTFKNYMD encoded by the coding sequence ATGATAAACAACGCGGATTTCTCTAAAAGGCTTCAAAAAGTCATGGATTATTATGGTGAATCTGCTGCATCCTTTTCTGAAAAAATTGGAGTGCAGCGTTCTAGTATCTCGCATATTCTTTCTGGCAGAAACAAACCCAGTCTTGATTTTATTTTAAAAATTCTCTCATCCTTTCCAGAAGTTGAATTGTATTGGCTTATTAATGGTAAAGGACAATTCCCAAATGAAGTTCAATCTGATGACAATATTCCATCTAGTGAATCAAAAGTTTCGGAGAAATTAAACATAACGAAACATGCTGAATCTAAAACCATAGAACGGATTGTTATTTTTTATTCTGATGGTACTTTCAAAAACTATATGGATTAG
- a CDS encoding DNA topoisomerase IV — translation MRILILILLFFATSCYESPRNCKDYKTGKFYSEVKIDNEIYRSRFERTASLQVEKYDGKIDSSSLRWINDCEVIFKTIHPKNMAEQKDVHLKILVTTDSSYTFEYSYVGETKKQLGVAYKMN, via the coding sequence ATGAGGATTCTAATTTTGATTTTATTGTTTTTTGCGACTAGTTGTTACGAATCACCTCGAAATTGTAAAGATTATAAAACAGGCAAATTCTATAGCGAAGTCAAAATTGACAATGAGATCTACCGCTCTCGTTTTGAAAGAACAGCCAGCTTACAAGTTGAAAAATATGATGGCAAGATAGATTCCTCAAGTTTGCGCTGGATAAATGATTGTGAGGTTATTTTTAAAACCATCCATCCGAAAAACATGGCAGAACAAAAAGATGTTCATTTAAAGATATTGGTTACAACAGATTCCTCATATACTTTCGAATACTCCTATGTTGGGGAAACTAAAAAGCAACTTGGTGTGGCTTATAAGATGAATTAG
- a CDS encoding hydrolase, translating to MKQRIFMYLFIFATLLILFQYANAKRVFEDMDNKLVGRTEQLRKYKDSVAVLYNENLELSHFNFERNEDAIGYFESDGYDVSALIPFIKDELYQLNLTKGEHPIIPYASSEGRRMLINTVKMLNHKWIIADFSDGEFWGELFITYHVSPEKQVTFNLVESFLYPLQ from the coding sequence ATGAAACAACGAATTTTTATGTATTTATTTATTTTTGCCACATTGTTGATCTTATTTCAATATGCAAATGCAAAACGGGTTTTTGAAGACATGGACAACAAATTAGTAGGGCGCACCGAGCAGTTAAGGAAGTATAAAGATTCTGTAGCAGTTTTATATAACGAGAATTTAGAGCTATCACATTTTAATTTTGAACGAAACGAAGATGCTATTGGTTATTTTGAATCTGATGGCTATGATGTTTCTGCATTGATTCCTTTTATTAAAGACGAACTCTATCAGTTAAACTTAACTAAAGGCGAGCATCCCATAATTCCGTATGCATCTAGCGAGGGTAGAAGAATGCTTATTAATACCGTTAAAATGCTTAATCATAAGTGGATTATTGCTGACTTTTCGGATGGCGAATTTTGGGGAGAACTATTTATCACCTATCATGTAAGCCCAGAAAAGCAAGTGACCTTTAATCTTGTGGAATCCTTTTTATATCCCTTGCAATAA
- a CDS encoding TonB-dependent receptor produces the protein MEITIKGDKEFDDVPSSKSKALRINLNENIYGTFAEIGAGQETARNFFRAGGASGTIAKAMSAYDKDFSDAIYGIEDDRRYVTEARLRKMLSHEMGLIETRLTRDENPNKIFFTYANTVATIDFAKQFKGHGWVGIKYQIEAGKEYNEIILHLRFKETDARLQQETLGILGTNLIYGAFYKYNEPKKLLRYLYDHLHKDQLEIDTINFSGPVFKNVDNRLMSLQLVKNGMTDAVMFGPDGKNVLPAKEFYKKNILALRGSFRPVTKVNMAMYEKSYDMFIKEKKVDKEKTVVVFEITLSNLRAEGEIDEQDFMDRADLLCSLGQSVMISNFQEYYKVVEYFSNYTKARLGLAMGVNNLVDIFDEKYYRHLSGGILEAFGKLFFKDLKVYLYPMLDPKTGELINSENLKVYPRMKELYKFFKYNGKVVDITDYDESIMSIFSREILQQIEDGERGWEDMVPEGTADLIKDYRLFGYTRKPLKPLSLKKRTK, from the coding sequence ATGGAAATTACCATAAAAGGCGATAAGGAATTTGACGATGTCCCGTCATCAAAATCAAAAGCGCTTCGTATAAACTTGAATGAAAACATCTACGGAACATTTGCCGAAATTGGTGCAGGTCAGGAAACTGCGAGGAATTTTTTTAGAGCCGGTGGTGCTTCTGGAACCATTGCCAAGGCCATGTCTGCTTATGATAAGGATTTTAGTGATGCTATTTATGGTATTGAGGATGACAGACGTTATGTAACCGAAGCGCGCTTGCGTAAGATGCTATCTCATGAAATGGGCTTGATAGAAACACGTTTAACCAGAGACGAAAACCCTAATAAAATTTTCTTCACCTACGCCAATACTGTTGCTACCATTGATTTTGCAAAACAATTCAAAGGTCATGGATGGGTAGGAATTAAATATCAAATTGAAGCAGGCAAAGAATATAATGAAATTATATTGCATTTACGTTTTAAAGAAACGGATGCTCGCTTGCAACAAGAAACTTTGGGCATATTAGGCACTAATCTAATTTATGGTGCTTTCTATAAATATAACGAGCCCAAGAAATTATTGCGTTACTTATACGATCATCTGCACAAGGATCAACTAGAGATCGATACCATTAATTTCTCAGGACCCGTTTTTAAAAATGTAGATAATCGCCTCATGAGTTTACAGTTGGTTAAAAATGGTATGACCGATGCGGTGATGTTTGGCCCTGATGGAAAGAACGTATTGCCTGCAAAAGAGTTTTACAAGAAAAATATTCTTGCGCTAAGAGGTAGTTTCAGACCTGTTACTAAGGTAAACATGGCTATGTATGAGAAATCGTATGACATGTTTATTAAAGAAAAGAAGGTTGATAAAGAAAAAACGGTGGTTGTTTTTGAAATCACGCTGTCTAATCTACGTGCGGAAGGCGAAATTGACGAACAAGATTTCATGGATAGAGCCGATTTATTATGCTCATTAGGGCAATCGGTTATGATATCTAATTTTCAAGAATATTATAAGGTGGTAGAATATTTCTCAAACTATACCAAAGCACGTTTAGGCCTTGCTATGGGCGTCAACAACTTAGTTGATATTTTTGATGAAAAGTATTACCGTCATTTAAGTGGTGGCATCCTTGAAGCATTCGGTAAATTATTCTTTAAAGATTTAAAAGTTTATCTCTATCCTATGCTTGATCCTAAGACGGGTGAATTAATTAACAGCGAGAATTTAAAAGTGTATCCACGTATGAAGGAATTATATAAATTCTTTAAATACAATGGAAAAGTTGTGGATATCACAGATTATGATGAAAGCATCATGAGTATATTTTCAAGAGAAATTTTACAGCAAATCGAAGATGGAGAACGCGGATGGGAAGACATGGTTCCTGAAGGCACTGCTGATCTAATTAAAGATTATAGATTGTTTGGTTATACGCGTAAACCATTGAAACCATTGTCGTTAAAGAAACGAACTAAATAA
- a CDS encoding Lrp/AsnC family transcriptional regulator: MGKIKLDEIDHQILDMLIDNTRIPFTDIAKKLLISAGTVHVRVKKMEEAGIIRGSSLTLDYKKLGYSFIAYVGVYLNNTSQTKFVLARINEIPYATVAHITTGKFNIFCKIRARSTEHAKEIIFMLDAIEGVYRTETMISLEESINDKKRLMHSIFNEM; this comes from the coding sequence ATGGGAAAAATCAAATTAGACGAAATCGATCATCAAATTCTTGATATGTTAATAGATAACACAAGGATTCCATTCACGGACATTGCTAAAAAGCTTTTAATTTCGGCAGGAACGGTTCATGTTCGTGTCAAAAAAATGGAGGAGGCCGGTATAATAAGAGGGTCTTCTTTAACTTTAGATTATAAAAAATTAGGGTACTCGTTTATTGCTTACGTGGGTGTATATCTCAACAATACATCGCAAACTAAATTTGTACTAGCGCGCATAAACGAAATTCCATATGCCACGGTGGCACATATAACCACAGGCAAGTTTAATATTTTTTGCAAGATCCGTGCGAGAAGTACAGAACATGCTAAAGAAATTATATTTATGTTAGATGCTATTGAAGGTGTTTATAGAACAGAGACGATGATTTCGCTTGAAGAAAGCATAAATGATAAAAAACGATTGATGCACTCTATATTTAATGAGATGTAA
- a CDS encoding endonuclease III domain-containing protein: protein MTKKESVTFVINTLNQLYPTIPIPLDHKDPYTLLIAVLMSAQSTDVRVNKITPLLFEIADNPYDMIKLTVEEIREIIKPVGLSPMKSKGIHGLSKILIDKHNGEVPKSFAYLEELPAVGHKTASVVMSQAFGVPAFPVDTHIHRLMYRWNLSNGKNVVQTEKDAKRLFPKELWNDLHLQIIWYGRQYSPARGWNLEKDVITKTIGRQTVLKDYKMKKS from the coding sequence ATGACCAAAAAAGAAAGTGTTACGTTTGTTATTAATACCCTAAATCAACTTTATCCAACGATTCCAATTCCGCTTGACCACAAAGACCCATATACCTTGCTTATTGCGGTATTAATGTCTGCGCAAAGCACAGACGTTCGCGTTAATAAAATAACACCATTACTTTTTGAAATCGCAGACAATCCTTATGATATGATTAAATTGACCGTGGAAGAGATTAGAGAAATCATTAAGCCTGTGGGGTTGTCGCCTATGAAAAGCAAGGGCATTCACGGATTGTCGAAAATACTTATTGATAAACATAACGGGGAAGTTCCTAAAAGCTTTGCTTATTTAGAAGAATTACCTGCTGTGGGGCATAAAACGGCAAGTGTAGTCATGTCCCAAGCCTTTGGTGTTCCTGCATTTCCTGTCGATACCCATATTCATAGACTGATGTACAGATGGAATTTGAGCAACGGGAAAAATGTGGTTCAAACAGAAAAAGATGCCAAACGATTATTCCCCAAGGAACTATGGAACGATTTACATTTGCAAATAATTTGGTATGGTCGGCAATACTCCCCAGCGCGAGGATGGAATTTAGAAAAGGACGTCATCACAAAAACAATTGGAAGACAAACTGTTTTAAAAGACTATAAAATGAAAAAGTCCTAA
- a CDS encoding M14 family zinc carboxypeptidase, translating into MTAEDYKLLFEKFKESTLHGRYITYSHIKTLLDNFSELINVSIVGQSILKNPTHTIQIGSGKKRILMWSQMHGNESTTTKAVFDLLNTLLSNDSSAKKIIETCTICIIPILNPDGAQAYTRVNANKVDLNRDAQDQSQPESRVLMSVFEAFKPHFCYNLHGQRTIFSAGHANRPATVSFLAPAQDKACSLTTNRKIAMEIISVMNDTLQVIIPDQVGVYDDSFNLNCVGDTFQSFNVPTILFEAGHYNNDYNREVTRAYIYIALLASLNYISKNTISGSRFKSYFNIPENQKLFYDVILRHVKMESIQDIGILYQEKIKEGKIEFIPKVEKIGNLDGYYGHREIDANESEVLDKNGNWLKIGNENVCVILNNEKTSLL; encoded by the coding sequence ATGACGGCTGAAGATTACAAATTACTATTCGAAAAATTTAAAGAATCGACTTTACACGGGCGCTATATAACCTATAGTCATATTAAAACATTGCTCGATAATTTTTCTGAATTAATAAATGTTTCAATTGTTGGACAATCTATATTAAAGAATCCAACACATACGATTCAAATTGGTTCCGGAAAAAAAAGAATATTAATGTGGTCTCAAATGCATGGGAATGAATCGACCACTACTAAGGCTGTATTCGATTTATTGAATACTTTGTTAAGTAATGACTCTTCAGCTAAAAAAATTATAGAAACCTGTACCATATGTATCATCCCTATATTAAACCCAGATGGTGCTCAAGCCTATACTAGAGTTAATGCCAATAAGGTTGATTTAAATAGAGACGCTCAGGATCAGTCACAACCGGAAAGTCGTGTATTAATGTCCGTTTTTGAAGCATTTAAGCCTCATTTTTGTTATAATCTTCATGGACAGCGAACCATTTTTAGCGCCGGACATGCAAATAGGCCTGCTACGGTTTCGTTTCTGGCACCGGCTCAAGACAAAGCATGCAGTCTAACCACTAATAGAAAGATTGCTATGGAAATCATATCGGTCATGAACGACACTTTGCAAGTAATCATACCAGATCAAGTTGGTGTATACGATGATAGCTTTAATTTAAATTGTGTTGGAGATACTTTTCAAAGTTTTAATGTACCGACTATTTTGTTTGAAGCTGGGCATTATAATAATGATTACAATAGGGAAGTGACTCGTGCATATATATACATAGCATTATTGGCATCTTTAAATTATATTTCTAAAAACACGATCAGTGGCTCTCGTTTTAAGTCCTATTTTAATATTCCTGAAAATCAAAAACTTTTTTACGATGTTATACTAAGACATGTTAAAATGGAAAGTATCCAAGATATCGGGATTTTATACCAAGAGAAAATTAAGGAAGGTAAGATAGAATTTATCCCTAAAGTTGAAAAAATAGGAAATCTGGATGGATATTATGGTCATAGAGAAATCGATGCCAATGAAAGTGAGGTATTGGATAAAAATGGAAACTGGCTAAAAATAGGCAACGAAAACGTTTGCGTAATATTAAATAATGAAAAAACCTCATTATTATAG
- a CDS encoding MBL fold metallo-hydrolase — MKVTFLGTGTSQGIPVIGSTHPVCLSKNPKDKRLRVSVLVEWDDCTYVIDCGPDFRYQMLRAQCTKIDGILFTHEHSDHVLGIDDIRPFYFRQGDINLYAHKRVFSEIRKRFDYIFKTENKYPGAPTVVENLIENKMFQLKNLSVIPITGMHYNLQVFGFRFENFAYLTDMKTIEDDEIEKLKHVDVLVVNALRIEPHVSHFNLEEALEFIKKVNPKQAYLTHISHLLGFHDEVEKDLPDHVFLAYDGLKLNL, encoded by the coding sequence TTGAAAGTTACATTTCTTGGTACCGGCACATCCCAAGGCATTCCAGTTATAGGAAGTACCCATCCTGTATGCTTAAGTAAAAATCCAAAAGATAAAAGATTACGGGTTTCGGTTTTGGTCGAGTGGGATGATTGTACCTATGTTATTGATTGCGGTCCAGATTTTCGATATCAAATGCTTCGGGCGCAATGCACGAAGATAGATGGCATTCTTTTTACGCACGAGCATTCAGATCACGTTTTGGGTATAGATGATATTAGACCTTTTTATTTTAGACAAGGCGATATTAATTTGTATGCGCACAAACGGGTGTTTTCAGAAATAAGAAAACGTTTTGATTATATTTTTAAAACTGAAAATAAATACCCAGGTGCTCCAACGGTGGTTGAAAACCTTATTGAAAATAAAATGTTTCAGCTTAAAAATCTTTCAGTAATCCCGATAACAGGAATGCATTATAATTTACAGGTATTTGGATTTAGGTTTGAGAACTTCGCCTATTTGACAGATATGAAAACTATAGAAGATGATGAAATTGAGAAGCTGAAGCATGTGGACGTTTTAGTGGTGAATGCTTTAAGAATAGAACCCCATGTTTCACATTTCAATTTAGAAGAAGCCTTAGAATTCATTAAAAAAGTAAATCCGAAGCAAGCTTATTTAACTCATATTAGCCACCTGCTTGGATTTCATGACGAGGTTGAAAAAGACTTACCAGATCATGTTTTTCTAGCTTATGACGGACTAAAATTAAACCTATAA
- the bcp gene encoding thioredoxin-dependent thiol peroxidase, with protein MNTLKAGDQAPNFESLDEQGNTVKLSDYKGKKLVVFFYPKANTPTCTVEACNLSDNYQTLKDAGFEIIGVSADTQKKQSNFKNKYDFPFPLLADVDKEVIKGFGVWGEKKFMGRTFDGIHRITFVIDESGVISKVIDKVKSKNHALQILG; from the coding sequence ATGAATACATTAAAAGCAGGAGATCAAGCACCAAATTTTGAATCTTTAGACGAGCAAGGAAATACTGTAAAACTTTCTGATTATAAAGGGAAAAAGCTAGTCGTTTTTTTCTATCCAAAAGCAAATACGCCAACCTGCACCGTTGAGGCTTGTAACTTGAGCGATAATTACCAAACGCTAAAAGATGCTGGCTTTGAAATTATTGGGGTTAGCGCAGATACACAAAAGAAACAATCAAATTTTAAGAACAAATATGATTTCCCGTTTCCTTTATTAGCAGATGTTGATAAGGAAGTTATAAAAGGGTTTGGTGTTTGGGGTGAAAAGAAATTTATGGGACGAACATTCGATGGCATTCACCGTATTACTTTTGTTATTGATGAAAGCGGTGTCATTTCAAAAGTGATTGACAAAGTAAAATCTAAAAATCATGCGTTGCAGATATTAGGATAG